CGCTGGCCGATCCGAGCCGACGGCAGCTGCTGGACCGGCTGCGGGACCGCAACGGACAGACCCTGCGGGAGCTGTGCGCGGGTCTGGACATGGCCAGGCAGTCGGTGAGCAAGCACCTCGCCGTACTGGAGGCCGCCGAGCTCGTGACCACGGTGCGGCAGGGGCGGGAGAAGCTGCACTACCTGAACGCCGCTCCGATCAACGCCATCGCCGAGCGATGGATCAACCGGTTCGACCGCGAACGGGCGCACGCCCTCGCGGACCTGAAGAGAGCATTGGAGCAACCGACCATGGGCAGCGACAGCACGACCTTCGTGTACACGACATACATCCGCACCACCCCGGAGCGGCTCTGGCAGGCCCTGACCGACCCGGCCTTCACCCGCCGGTACTGGGGCGTGGGCTTCGACACCG
The window above is part of the Streptomyces venezuelae genome. Proteins encoded here:
- a CDS encoding ArsR/SmtB family transcription factor, which gives rise to MDAAFKALADPSRRQLLDRLRDRNGQTLRELCAGLDMARQSVSKHLAVLEAAELVTTVRQGREKLHYLNAAPINAIAERWINRFDRERAHALADLKRALEQPTMGSDSTTFVYTTYIRTTPERLWQALTDPAFTRRYWGVGFDTDWTPGSTMTWTETGATTEDPEQVVLVHEPHRRLAYTWHTFSTQWAEANNIDEELRARLASERRSRVTFDLEPEGDQVKLTVTHEFDGAGTLQSMCSQGWPAILSSLKTLLETGEPLA